Proteins encoded by one window of Chondromyces crocatus:
- a CDS encoding beta-lactamase hydrolase domain-containing protein, with amino-acid sequence MRAKVDASSLLCIIALPLLLAACKAEAPAPEPTGAPSTAISIEGLDLHAPLPDLLTSGQPSAAQWASLRDRGVTTVINLRPTDELPGRDVAAEVAAAGLRYHPLPIAGARDITFENAALVQSWLDAASGKVLLHCASSNRSGALVALMASRKGMEKERALELGRAAGMTSTEARVRELVP; translated from the coding sequence ATGCGCGCGAAAGTCGACGCCTCCTCCCTCCTCTGCATCATCGCGTTGCCGCTCCTGCTGGCTGCCTGCAAGGCCGAGGCGCCTGCACCGGAGCCAACCGGGGCACCCTCCACGGCAATCAGCATCGAGGGCCTCGACCTGCACGCGCCGCTGCCCGACCTGCTGACCTCGGGCCAGCCCTCCGCCGCGCAGTGGGCGTCGCTCCGGGACCGCGGCGTGACCACGGTGATCAACCTGCGTCCCACCGACGAGCTGCCAGGCCGCGACGTGGCTGCGGAGGTCGCCGCCGCGGGCCTGCGCTACCACCCGCTCCCGATCGCCGGGGCCCGGGACATCACCTTCGAGAACGCGGCGCTGGTGCAGTCCTGGCTGGATGCGGCGAGCGGGAAGGTGCTGCTGCACTGCGCTTCCAGCAACCGGTCCGGCGCGCTGGTGGCCTTGATGGCTTCACGCAAGGGGATGGAGAAGGAGCGCGCGCTGGAGCTCGGTCGCGCCGCGGGCATGACGAGCACCGAGGCGCGGGTGCGGGAGCTGGTTCCCTGA
- a CDS encoding DUF4157 domain-containing protein, translating into MSKYLLSVVVAISLLGTASPVAAKPKFLKKALSALTAPVTVPIKTTKTVIGTIKGEQSPGKAISAIVVQPIQPYTAVTSEGARVINKVNHKVSNLLVSGAGTISGKTGGFIAEMALAPLRFTTEQSATATTLIDDVVHGDASLVDVLATPLATAINSAKHQYAEQANPLPDHVKLMLKEHFPSELLDSARFLIGQATISLPAAINGSKKLFGTANHAVTIDNIIVFSSDPGADYAWWTHELHHVAQYRAWGVSKFARRYMFHWKDVEADAEMKTAAIRRTLAWPE; encoded by the coding sequence ATGTCCAAGTATCTGCTCAGCGTCGTGGTCGCCATCTCACTCCTCGGCACCGCCAGCCCAGTCGCTGCGAAGCCGAAGTTCCTCAAGAAGGCGCTTTCCGCCCTGACCGCTCCCGTCACGGTCCCCATCAAAACGACGAAAACCGTTATCGGAACCATCAAGGGCGAACAGTCTCCGGGGAAGGCCATCAGCGCAATCGTCGTTCAGCCCATCCAGCCGTACACAGCGGTGACGTCGGAGGGTGCCCGCGTCATCAACAAGGTCAACCACAAGGTATCGAACCTGCTCGTATCTGGCGCGGGGACCATCAGCGGCAAAACGGGCGGGTTCATCGCGGAGATGGCGCTTGCTCCCCTGCGATTCACGACAGAGCAGTCCGCGACTGCCACGACCCTTATCGATGATGTGGTCCATGGAGATGCATCTCTCGTCGATGTCTTGGCCACACCGCTGGCGACAGCCATCAACTCGGCCAAGCATCAGTACGCAGAGCAAGCAAATCCACTACCTGACCATGTGAAGCTCATGCTGAAAGAGCATTTCCCCTCCGAGTTGCTGGACTCCGCACGCTTTCTCATTGGCCAAGCGACCATCTCGCTGCCCGCAGCCATCAACGGCAGCAAGAAGCTCTTCGGGACTGCAAACCACGCCGTGACCATCGACAACATCATTGTCTTTTCGAGCGACCCTGGGGCCGACTATGCGTGGTGGACCCACGAGCTTCACCACGTCGCTCAGTACCGCGCGTGGGGTGTGTCCAAATTCGCTCGGCGATACATGTTTCACTGGAAGGATGTTGAAGCCGATGCGGAAATGAAAACGGCTGCTATCCGTCGGACTCTGGCCTGGCCTGAGTGA